The Streptomyces sp. ALI-76-A nucleotide sequence CGATCCCTTTCCGCTTCCCGTTCGGCCGCGCCGGGCCGGTGCGTGGCGCTCGGCGCCGCGCTCACCCTGCTCGTCTCGTGCGGTGGGCCCGCGGCGGGCGACGGCGGGAGCGGCGGACCGCCCGGCGCGCCCCTCGGCGTCACCGCCGACGCCGGCAGCGCGACCACCGTGCACGTCATGTGGAACGCCGTGTCCGTGCCCGGCGGCGTCAGCGGTTACGAGATATTTCGCGGCACCACAAAGGTCGAGGAGGCGCCGGGTTCACAGCACATGGTGGATGTCACCAGGCTGAAGCCGTCCACGGTGTACGCCTTCTCCGTGCGGGCACGCGACACCGAGGGGCGCCTGGGGCCGCCCAGCCGGGAGGTGCGGGCGACGACTCCGGCGGCGGAGGCGGCGGACCGCTCGGCTCCGGCCCGTCCGGCTGGGCTGACCGGCCGGGTGGTCGGGAGCCGGGCCGTCCAGCTGTCCTGGTCCGCCGCCCCGGACGATCGGGACGTGGTGTCGTACGACATCCATCAGGGCGCCACGAAGATCCACAGTGTGGGCGGGAGCCAGACGGCGGCCGTGGTGACGGGGCTTCGGCCGGGCACGCGCTACTCCTTCACGGTCCGGGCGCGGGACGCGGCCGACAACGTCTCCCCCGCGAGCGGCTCCGTCCGGCTGACCACCGCGGGCACCGGCGACGGACGGGGCACCGCCCCGACCGGCTTCCGCGCGACGACCCACCGTGCCGACGGGGCGTACCACCTCGACCTGTCCTGGCTGCCGCCGCGGACGGACGGGGTGGTGACGGAGTACCAGATCCAGCTCGACGGCCGCCCGGCGACCTCGCTCGTCTACGGCGGGTCCGCGCCGCGCGACCGACGGGCGGAGTACAGCTTCTACCTGGGACCGGACGCCGGGGTCTCGCACCGGGTGCGGATCCGGGCGAAGCTGCCGGACGGCACCTGGGGCGGCTTCTCGCCGGAGCGGACGGTGACGACCGGGGCGTAGCGAGGGCCCGGGCCCGCCGGCGGAAGGAACCCGTCACCTGTACGGCTGCCGTCCGGGTGCGGGGCGGGCCGGGAACACATGGGATTCCCCTGAGGCAGCACGGGCGTTCCCCGACCTTCGGCGGCACCAGGGATGTACCGCCGACCGTGCCGCCGGAGGGCAGTCCCATGCACACTACTCAGCCACTCCTTCGCTCCTGCCTGACCGGGGCGGCCGCCGTCGCGCTGCCGCTCACCCTGGCCGCGGGGCCGGCCGCGGCCGCTTCGGGGATCTCCGTGAGCACCAACGGGTCCACGGTCTCGGTCACGACCAGCGCGTGCACCAGCAACGCCAACGGCTTCGGCAGGGCCTCCCTGCTGACCAGCGGCCAGACGAGTTTCGCGCAGGGCCGCCAGGCCGACCTGGCCGGCACCAACGCCAGCCAGTCGGCGCTGTGGTCCAACGTGAGTCCGGGTACGTACACGGTGATCGTGATCTGCAACAAGGACGGGACACAGGCGGGCCGCCAGGCCGTCATCGTCTCCGCCGCCGCGACGCCCACGGTGTCCGCCACGACCTCACCCTCGCGGGGTGTCATGGGCGGGGTGGGCGGCGGCACGAAGGACTTCGGCACGCTCACGCTGGCGGCCGGCGGGACCCTGGTGGGGGCGGGGGTGCTGGCCACGGCCTGGTTCCTGCGCCGCCGTTCGAAGCCGTACCGGTTCTGACCGGCGGATCCGGGGCCCCACCGGCTCCGACCGCCGGGCCCCGAGGACTCACCCGTGCCGACCGGCAGGCCCGGAGTCCGGTGCTCCCTGATCGGCGGGCAGGCCGGCGATCTCCTCCAGGGCGTGGTTGAGCCACCGCGTCCAGAAGGTCTCCAGGTCGATGCCCGCCCGCAGGACGAGGTGCCGCAACCGGTCCTCGGGACTGTCCTTGCCGGGCGGGAAGTCGCGCTGCTCGATCTCCTCGTACTCGGCCAACTGCCTCCGGTGCAGGTCGAGATGGCGGCGCAGGTCGGCCTCGATGCCGGCCGTCCCCACCACGGCCGCCGCCCGCAGCCGCAGCAGCAGCACGTCCCGCAGCGGCTTGGGGTCCTGGGCGGCGGCGCTCCAGCGGGCCAGTTCCGCGCGGCCCGCGGGCAGCACCTCGTAGCTCTTCTTCTGCCCGCGGGCCGGCTGCTCGGCCGGCAGGGCGCGGATGTGTCCCTGCGCCTCCAGTCTCCCCAGCTCGCGGTAGATCTGCTGATGCGTCGCCGACCAGAAGTAGCCGATCGACTTGTCGAACCGGCGGGCCAGTTCGAGGCCCGACGACGGCTTCTCGAGCAGAGCGGTGAGGATCGCGTGCGGGAGTGACATGGAGTCATCCTAGGGAGGCCGGCGCACGGCCCTACAGGGTCGCCGCCAGCTCGGTCCCCTGCTTGATCGCCCGCTTGGCGTCCAGTTCGGCGGCCACGTCGGCACCGCCGATGAGGTGCGCGGAGCGGCCCGCGGCGACGAGCGCGTCGTACAGCTCGCGGCGCGGCTCCTGTCCGGTGCACAGCACGACGGTGTCGACCTCCAGGACCGTGCTCGCGTCACCGACGGTGACATGCAGCCCGGCGTCGTCGACACGGTCGTAGCGCACCCCCGGGACCATGGTGACGCCACGGTGCTTGAGCTCGGTGCGGTGGATCCAGCCGGTGGTCTTGCCGAGGCCCGCGCCGACCTTGGTGGTCTTGCGCTGGAGCAGGTGGACCGTGCGCGGCGGGGCGGGCCGCTCGGGGGCGGCGAGCCCGCCGGGCCCCCGGTAGTCCATGTCCACGCCCCACTGGCGGAAGTACGTCGCCGGGTCCTCGGTCGCCTTGTCGCCGCCGTCGGTCAGGTACTCGGCGACGTCGAAGCCGATGCCGCCCGCGCCGAGGACGGCGACGCGGTCACCGACCGGGACCCGGTCGCGCAGGACGTCGAGGTAGCCGACGACGCTGGGGTGGTCGATGCCGGGGATGTCGGGGGTGCGCGGGCTGACGCCGGTGGCGACGACGACCTCGTCGTAGTCGGCGAGGTCGCCGGCCGACACCCAGGTGCCGAGCCGTACGTCCACGCCCTCTTCGTCGAGCCGGTGGCGGAAGTAGCGCAGCGTCTCGTCGAACTCCTGCTTGCCGGGGACCTTGCGGGCGACGTTGAGCTGGCCGCCGATCTCGGCGGCGGCGTCGAAGAGGGTGACCTCGTGGCCCCGTTCTGCCGCGCTCACGGAACAGGCCAGGCCCGCCGGTCCGGCGCCCACCACGGCCACCCGCCTGCGCCGCCGGGTCGGCGACAGCACCAGCTCGGTCTCGTGACAGGCGCGCGGGTTGACCAGGCAGGACGTGATCCGGCCGCTGAACGTGTGGTCCAGGCACGCCTGGTTGCAGCCGATGCAGGTGTTGATGGCCTCGGGCCGGCCGGCCGCGGCCTTGGCGACGAAGTCGGGATCGGCGAGCATCGGACGTGCCATGGACACCATGTCGGCGCAGCCGTCGGCGAGCAACTCCTCGGCGACCTCGGGGGTGTTGATGCGGTTGGTGGTGACGAGCGGGACCGTCACCTGCCCCATGAGCCGCTTCGTCACCCAGGTGTAGGCGCCGCGCGGCACGGAGGTGGCGATGGTGGGGATACGCGCCTCGTGCCAGCCGATGCCGGTGTTGATGATGGTCGCTCCGGCGGCCTCGACGGCCCGGGCGAGGGTGATCACCTCGTCGAGCGTCGACCCGCCGGGCACGAGGTCCAGCATCGACAGGCGGTAGACGACGATGAAGTCCTCGCCGACGGCCTCGCGCACCCGCCGGACGATCTCGACGGGGAAGCGCATGCGGTTCTCGTACGAGCCGCCCCAGCGGTCGGTGCGGTGGTTGGTCTGCGCGGCGGTGAACTCGTTGATCAGGTAGCCCTCGGAGCCCATGATCTCGACGCCGTCGTAACCGGCCTGCCGGGCGAGGCGCGCGGCGCGGGCGTAGTCGTCGATGGTCCGCTCGACCTCGGCGTCCGTGAGGGCGCGGGGCTGGAACGGGCTGATCGGCGCCTGGAGCGGGCTCGGTGCGACGAGGTCCGGGTGGTAGGCGTACCGGCCGAAGTGCAGGATCTGCATCGCGATGCGGCCGCCTTCGCGGTGCACGGCATCGGTGACGATCGCGTGCTTCTCGGCCTCGGCGTCGGTGGTGAGCTTGGCGCCGCCCTCTCCGGGCCGCCCCTCGTCGTTGGGCGCGATGCCGCCGGTGACGATCAGGCCCACTCCCCCGCGGGCGCGGGCCGCGTAGAACGCCGCCATGCGCTCGAAGCCCCGCTCGGCCTCCTCCAGGCCGACGTGCATCGAGCCCATGAGGACGCGGTTGGGCAGCGTGGTGAAGCCCAGGTCGAGCGGGGTCATCAGGTGCGGGTAACGGCTCATCGGGCCCTCCGTGCGCGGCGGTGTCGTGCCCTCTTGTTGTAGAGGACCGCACCCCCTTTATGCAACTAGTTGCACAACGAGGTGGGGTGATCCGGGCCACGTCGGCGAGCGGAGTGCCCAGTGCCAGGCCGGCAGGACCGCAGGGGCTGTGGGCAGGCATGATCGTTCGGAGTGCGGCGAGCAGCGCGGGGTGCCGGGCGTCCAGCGCCCAGGAGGACTGGGTGGCCGGCACCCAGGAGGACTGGGTGGCCGGCGCCCAGGAGGACTGGGGGCCGTCGTCTCTCCGGACGGCCCCTCGCTACTCCTGCGCGGAGGAGGTCACCTGCTCTCCAGCCGTACGTGCAGTTCCTTCTCCTGGTCCCCGGACGCCGTGGACAGGTCGTGCACGGAGAACAGGGAGTCCAGGGTGGTGCGGAACCGGTCGATCGCCCAGTAGCCGCCCTGCACGTCGGCGATGACGGAGGAGGAGAGCCGGGCGGGGCTGGCACCCTCGTGCGTCTCGGTGACATCGAACGTGCCGAGCCACACCGTGGGGCGGGTCTGTGAGAGGTCCTCGGGTACGTCCTCGGCACACCGGTCGGACGCGAAGCACCCGCAGAGCGCGTCGAACACGATCCGGGCGTCGTGCTTGCTGCACCCGCTGATCTCCACCGAGACGGATTCCGGATGCGGTCGCTGACCGTCCATCGTGATCGCTCCTCTCGTGGCCGCGGCGCGGTGCGCGCACACTCCGCGCGACCGCCCCACCCCCCAGGGAACCACCAGCGGCGCCGGAGCACTACCGGCACCGCCGCGCCCACGCGACGACCGGTCCTACCGATCAGCCCCCGCAGAGCTGCGTGCCGGCCCGTCGCGGCGCATGGTGGAGCTATGGAAGAGGATCCGCCCGTGGTCGTGCTCGCGCCCTCGCCGGACGGCGGGCGGCAGGTGACGGTTCATGGCGAGCGCGCGGGCATCGCGTACAGCCTCTTCGACGTGCTCGAGTTCCTGCACCGAGCGGGCCTGCCCGCGCAGGACACGGCCGTCGACGACCCCACGCTGATCGAGTGGCGGGGCGGCGGCCCCTACGACTGGAACGGCACGGCCCCCGACTAGTGCCGCGGCAGGCAACGTCTGCCCGTCAAGGAGCGGCGTCCGGTGCGTGCTCTCGGCGTGCCGGCCGGAAGCCCTCGTACTGGATGTACTCGGGCTTTCGGCCGGTGCGGCGAGAGGGCGTGCCGGGCGTCGCGACGGGGCGAACGTCGCCTGCCACGGCACTAGGGCCCGGACCGCGAGGACCGGGACGCCCGCCGCGACGCGCGCCCGTGCCGCCGCCCGCCCTGGTGAGCCTGCGCGCCTCAGTTCCGGGTGAAGCGGTAGGTCTTGCTGTCCGTCAGCACGCAGAAGCCCGGCGACACGACGATCACGCGCAGGGTCCCGGTGCGGCGGTCGTAGTCGATGCCCTCCGTCTCGAAGGTGCCCGAGCAGGAGCTGCGCAGGGGGAGCTGGCGGAGGGCGCTGACGTGGCCGGTGACGTCGGAGGTGCCGTTCGGTTCGGCGGACAGGTCGATCTGGAGCAGCGGCTTGGTGATGCCGAAGAGGGTGCCCGCCGAGTCGTCGGAGGAGCACAGCAGCCGGGTGGCGCCGAGGAAGTCGCAGCCCTGGACGTCACGTACGGCCCGGTCGAGGCGGACGGTGGCCACCTGCGGGAGGTTCGCCGACGGCGAGGTGCTCGGGTTGACGCCCGGGGTGGGGAAGACGAGCAACCGGTTCATGGTCCCGTACTCACCCGCCAGCATCCACTGCCCGCCGGGCGAGACGGCGGCCCAGGAGTTGTTCAGCGCCTCGCCCGGACTGAGCGTGTGGACGTACTCCGACCAGCCGCCGCCCGGCGACTGCACCCGGAACATCTTCGTGGTGCCGGAGTCGCGCTGGTAGGGCTCGATGTAGTGGCCGTCGTACGAGGCGTCGGGGTCGCCCACATGGTTCCAGCCCCGAGTGCTCAGGCCCACGGGGATGGTGCCGATCCCGGTGTACCGGTTGGCGGCGCCGGCCGGGACCTCGACCGAGGCGAGGCCCTGGCTCTCGGTCAGCGGGTCGGCGCGGTCGGAGCCCACCTCGGTCCAGGTGTCGGCGGCGGAGGCCGGCGGGGCGGAGGACAGCACGGCGGCGGCGGTGAGGGAGACGAGGGCGGCGAGGACCGTGCGGCGACGGTGCCGGGCGCGCAGGGGCATGGAGACGGCTCCTCGGGGTGGGGGGCGGGCGTGCTCGGCGGACAGTCTGGCCGGTCAAGGTGGTCATGTACAGACCAATGTAGGAACGGCGGTCGACGGCCCGGTCACGTCCTCGCGGTGCCCTCACCGGACGGCCGCCGCCGCGCCGGAGGAGGGTGGAAGAGGCGGACGAGGCGCCGCGGCGTGGTCGAACGCGATAGAACAAGGGGAGTCGGCACCGGGAACGGTGTGCCACGAGAACGGTCGAAGGCGGTGCGTGGCATGGGAGCAGCCGGAGCGGCCGGGATTCCCGCGCCCGGGAGCGGCGAGCCGGTGCGCGCCCCGGTGCGCCCGGGCGGCCTGCTCGACGTGCTCGGCGTGGCCTCGGTGGTGCTGGACACCGAGGGGCGGATCGTGCTGTGGAGCCCGCAGGCCGAGGAGCTGTTCGGCTATTCGGCCCAGGAGGCGCTGGGCGAGTACGCGGCCCGGATCATGGTCCACGAACAGCACGTCGACCTGGTCGTCAAACTGTTCGCCGATGTCATGGAGACCGGCCAGAACTGGGCCGGGGCCTTCCCCGTCCGGCGCAAGGACGGCAGCACGCGGCTCGTCGAGTTCCGCAACATGCGTCTCCTGGACGACCGGGGAGACGTCTACGCCCTGGGCCTCGCCGCCGACCAGACGACCGTACGGCAGCTGGAGCGGGACGTGGCGCTGTCGACCCGGATGGTCGCCCAGTCCCCGATCGGACTGGCCGTGCTGGACACCGACCTGCGCTACGTCTCCGTCAATCCGGCGCTGGAGCGGATCAACGGGACACCGGCCGAGGAGCACGTCGGGCGCACCATCCACGAGGTGCTCCCGCACCTCGACGCCGACACCGTGGCGGCCGCGGCCCGTGAGGTGCTGGAGAGCGGCCGGCCCGTCGTCGACCGGCAGGTCGTCGGCCGCACCCCCGCCGACCCGGACGAGGAGCACGCCTGGACGGTCTCCCTGTACCGGCTGGAGGACGCCCTGGACAACGTGCTGGGCGTGGCCTGCTCGGTCGTGGACGTCACCGCGCAGCACCGGGCGGCCGTCGAGGCGGAGGGGGCGCGGCGGCGCCTGGCGCTGGTCGCCGACGCCACCACCCGCATCGGCACCACCCTGGACCTGGAGCGCACCGCGCGGGAGCTGGCCGACGTGGCGGTGCCGGAGCTCGCCGACGTGGCCGCCGTGGACCTGCTGGAGGCGGTCGTGCAGGGCAGGCCGAGCACCCTCGGCCCCGCCGAACCGGCCGTGATCCGCGCCCTGGCCGTGGCTGCGGACCACGCCCCGGACGCCCTCGCCGCGGCGGATCCGCCCGGCCAGGTGGCCCGGTACGCTCCCGACCGGCTCGTCACCGAGTGCGTGCGCACGGGCCGTCCGGTGCTGGTGGCGGAGGTCGGGGCCGCGGAACTGCCACGCATCGCCCGTTCCCCCGAGGCGGCCGAGTGGCTGGCCCGGGCGGGCGTCCACTCCTATCTGGCCGTACCGCTGATCGCGCGCGGTGAGGTGCTCGGCGCAC carries:
- a CDS encoding fibronectin type III domain-containing protein, producing the protein MRSLSASRSAAPGRCVALGAALTLLVSCGGPAAGDGGSGGPPGAPLGVTADAGSATTVHVMWNAVSVPGGVSGYEIFRGTTKVEEAPGSQHMVDVTRLKPSTVYAFSVRARDTEGRLGPPSREVRATTPAAEAADRSAPARPAGLTGRVVGSRAVQLSWSAAPDDRDVVSYDIHQGATKIHSVGGSQTAAVVTGLRPGTRYSFTVRARDAADNVSPASGSVRLTTAGTGDGRGTAPTGFRATTHRADGAYHLDLSWLPPRTDGVVTEYQIQLDGRPATSLVYGGSAPRDRRAEYSFYLGPDAGVSHRVRIRAKLPDGTWGGFSPERTVTTGA
- a CDS encoding PadR family transcriptional regulator; this encodes MSLPHAILTALLEKPSSGLELARRFDKSIGYFWSATHQQIYRELGRLEAQGHIRALPAEQPARGQKKSYEVLPAGRAELARWSAAAQDPKPLRDVLLLRLRAAAVVGTAGIEADLRRHLDLHRRQLAEYEEIEQRDFPPGKDSPEDRLRHLVLRAGIDLETFWTRWLNHALEEIAGLPADQGAPDSGPAGRHG
- a CDS encoding NADPH-dependent 2,4-dienoyl-CoA reductase encodes the protein MSRYPHLMTPLDLGFTTLPNRVLMGSMHVGLEEAERGFERMAAFYAARARGGVGLIVTGGIAPNDEGRPGEGGAKLTTDAEAEKHAIVTDAVHREGGRIAMQILHFGRYAYHPDLVAPSPLQAPISPFQPRALTDAEVERTIDDYARAARLARQAGYDGVEIMGSEGYLINEFTAAQTNHRTDRWGGSYENRMRFPVEIVRRVREAVGEDFIVVYRLSMLDLVPGGSTLDEVITLARAVEAAGATIINTGIGWHEARIPTIATSVPRGAYTWVTKRLMGQVTVPLVTTNRINTPEVAEELLADGCADMVSMARPMLADPDFVAKAAAGRPEAINTCIGCNQACLDHTFSGRITSCLVNPRACHETELVLSPTRRRRRVAVVGAGPAGLACSVSAAERGHEVTLFDAAAEIGGQLNVARKVPGKQEFDETLRYFRHRLDEEGVDVRLGTWVSAGDLADYDEVVVATGVSPRTPDIPGIDHPSVVGYLDVLRDRVPVGDRVAVLGAGGIGFDVAEYLTDGGDKATEDPATYFRQWGVDMDYRGPGGLAAPERPAPPRTVHLLQRKTTKVGAGLGKTTGWIHRTELKHRGVTMVPGVRYDRVDDAGLHVTVGDASTVLEVDTVVLCTGQEPRRELYDALVAAGRSAHLIGGADVAAELDAKRAIKQGTELAATL
- a CDS encoding SpoIIE family protein phosphatase: MGAAGAAGIPAPGSGEPVRAPVRPGGLLDVLGVASVVLDTEGRIVLWSPQAEELFGYSAQEALGEYAARIMVHEQHVDLVVKLFADVMETGQNWAGAFPVRRKDGSTRLVEFRNMRLLDDRGDVYALGLAADQTTVRQLERDVALSTRMVAQSPIGLAVLDTDLRYVSVNPALERINGTPAEEHVGRTIHEVLPHLDADTVAAAAREVLESGRPVVDRQVVGRTPADPDEEHAWTVSLYRLEDALDNVLGVACSVVDVTAQHRAAVEAEGARRRLALVADATTRIGTTLDLERTARELADVAVPELADVAAVDLLEAVVQGRPSTLGPAEPAVIRALAVAADHAPDALAAADPPGQVARYAPDRLVTECVRTGRPVLVAEVGAAELPRIARSPEAAEWLARAGVHSYLAVPLIARGEVLGALDLKRSRNPLPFGEDDLVLARELASRAAVQIDNARWYQNARDTALTLQRSLLPSHPPVTGGLEVASRYQPAGATAEVGGDWFDVIPLDGGTTALVVGDVMGSGINAAATMGRLRTATNTLAALDLDPARLLEHLDRITEGLDHSIATCVYAVHDPRLRQCRIANAGHLPPVRLRTGRPPELLDLPTGAPLGVGGVAFSTTTVDLEPGDRLVLYTDGLVETRQHPLDERLNALLALLDGPDRPLEEVCDLLLRTLHQPDNSDDVALLIARVRTTDQARRSD